One Salvia splendens isolate huo1 chromosome 22, SspV2, whole genome shotgun sequence DNA segment encodes these proteins:
- the LOC121786204 gene encoding homeobox-leucine zipper protein MERISTEM L1-like: protein MFQPNMFESHHHLLEMGIGTPENELDLIRDDGYESKSGTDNMEAASGDDEDPNDRPNKKKRYHRHTQLQIQEMESFFKEFPHPDDKQRKELGRRLGLEPLQVKFWFQNKRTQMKSQHERHENTHLRNENEKLRAENIRYKEALHNAACPSCGGPASVGEMSFDEQHLRIENVRLREEIDRISGLAAKYVGKPMQSYPQISSGASRSVDLGVSSFGATRDFSGEIFGASDLLRSVSGPSEADKPMIIELAVAAMEELLRMAQTGEPLWLPNSDGMGHVLNEDEYVRMFPRGIGPKPLGLKSEASRESAVVIMNHINLVEILMDTNQWSSVFSNIVSRAVTLEILSTGVAGNYNGALQVMTAEFQVPSPLVPTRETYFVRYCKQHSDGIWAVVDVSLDNLRPATISKCRRRPSGCLIQELPNGYSKVTWVEHVEVDDRAVHNIYKLLVNSGLAFGARRWVAILDRQCERLASVMASNISSGDVGVISSPKGRKSMLKLAERMVMSFCTGVGASTAHTWTTLSGSGADDVRVMTRKSMDDPGRPPGIVLSAATSFWLPVPPKRVFEFLRNENSRNEWDILSNGGLVQEMAHIANGRDPGNSVSLLRVNSANSSQSNMLILQESCSDATGSYVIYAPVDIIAMNLVLSGGDPDYVALLPSGFAILPDGGDHQTGGITEVGLLLTVAFQILVDSVPTAKLSLGSVATVNSLIKCTVERIKSALLNDAA, encoded by the exons ATGTTTCAACCAAATATGTTTGAGAGCCACCACCATTTACTGGAAATGGGGATTGGAACCCCAGAAAATGAGCTGGACCTCATCCGAGATGACGGCTACGAGAGCAAGTCCGGCACCGACAACATGGAGGCGGCCTCTGGCGACGACGAAGACCCCAACGACCGCCCCAACAAGAAGAAGCGCTATCACCGCCACACCCAGCTTCAGATCCAGGAAATGGAATC GTTTTTCAAGGAGTTCCCTCATCCAGATGATAAGCAGCGGAAGGAGCTCGGCCGTCGACTAGGGTTAGAGCCATTGCAAGTTAAGTTTTGGTTTCAAAATAAGCGAACTCAAATGAAG TCACAGCACGAGAGGCACGAGAACACGCATCTGAGAAACGAGAACGAGAAGCTGAGAGCGGAAAATATTAGGTACAAGGAGGCTCTACACAACGCAGCATGCCCGAGCTGTGGGGGGCCCGCATCCGTTGGAGAGATGTCGTTCGACGAGCAGCACTTGAGGATCGAGAATGTGCGCTTGAGAGAGGAG ATTGATAGGATTTCTGGGCTAGCTGCTAAGTATGTAGGAAAGCCAATGCAATCATACCCTCAGATTTCATCAGGAGCATCTCGTTCGGTTGATCTTGGCGTGAGCAGTTTTGGTGCAACGAGGGACTTTTCTGGGGAGATATTCGGAGCTTCTGATCTCCTGAGGTCGGTGTCTGGACCGTCCGAGGCTGACAAGCCGATGATCATCGAGCTAGCTGTTGCAGCCATGGAGGAACTCCTCAGAATGGCCCAAACCGGGGAGCCTCTGTGGCTTCCGAACAGCGATGGCATGGGACATGTGTTGAATGAAGACGAGTACGTGAGGATGTTCCCAAGAGGCATTGGGCCAAAGCCATTGGGATTGAAGTCTGAAGCCTCGAGAGAGTCGGCTGTGGTGATCATGAACCACATCAACTTGGTTGAGATCCTCATGGATACA AACCAATGGTCGAGTGTGTTTTCGAATATCGTTTCTAGAGCAGTGACTCTGGAGATATTGTCCACTGGGGTTGCAGGGAACTACAATGGAGCTTTGCAAGTG ATGACTGCGGAGTTCCAAGTGCCTTCTCCGTTGGTCCCGACTCGAGAGACTTACTTTGTGAGATATTGCAAACAACACAGCGATGGAATTTGGGCAGTGGTGGACGTCTCTTTGGATAACTTAAGACCTGCAACCATATCAAAATGCAGGCGAAGGCCGTCTGGTTGTTTGATCCAAGAATTGCCCAATGGTTACTCAAAG GTGACATGGGTTGAACATGTAGAAGTTGATGATAGAGCAGTGCATAATATCTACAAACTGTTAGTGAATTCCGGCCTTGCCTTTGGAGCCCGAAGGTGGGTGGCAATACTAGACCGCCAATGTGAGCGACTGGCTAGTGTGATGGCAAGTAACATTTCATCTGGAGATGTAGGAG TAATATCTTCTCCAAAGGGCAGAAAGAGCATGTTGAAGCTTGCTGAGAGGATGGTGATGAGCTTCTGCACTGGCGTGGGCGCCTCGACTGCACACACGTGGACCACGCTCTCGGGGAGTGGGGCGGATGATGTGAGAGTGATGACTAGGAAGAGCATGGACGACCCGGGGAGACCTCCAGGGATTGTCCTCAGCGCTGCAACCTCGTTCTGGCTCCCTGTGCCCCCAAAACGAGTCTTCGAGTTCCTGCGCAATGAGAATTCAAGAAATGAG TGGGATATTCTCTCAAATGGAGGCCTTGTTCAAGAAATGGCTCACATTGCTAACGGCCGCGATCCAGGAAACTCCGTCTCCCTCCTCCGTGTCAAC AGTGCCAACTCGAGCCAGAGCAATATGCTGATACTGCAGGAGAGCTGCAGCGACGCCACGGGCTCCTACGTGATCTACGCTCCCGTGGACATCATAGCGATGAACCTCGTGTTGAGCGGTGGAGATCCCGACTACGTCGCCCTCCTTCCCTCGGGGTTTGCCATACTACCTGACGGTGGCGATCACCAAACCGGTGGAATCACCGAAGTCGGCTTGTTGCTGACCGTCGCCTTCCAGATATTGGTCGATTCCGTCCCCACCGCGAAGCTCTCTCTGGGCTCCGTCGCCACTGTCAACAGCCTCATCAAATGCACGGTGGAAAGGATCAAATCCGCTCTCCTAAATGACGCTGCGTGA
- the LOC121785845 gene encoding cytochrome P450 77A3-like — translation MDLIDILLLCFSALFLCLWWRYWSATTSGKPKNLPPGPPGWPLVGNLFQVVLHRRPFIFMVRDLRAKYGPIFTMKMGQRTLVIVTNSDLIHEALVKKGELFASRPPDSPIRLIFSMGKCAINSAEYGPLWRSLRRNFVTELINPARVKQCSWIRNWAVEAHMKRLEEESARAGHVEVMSHCRLTMCSILICLCFGVKVSARRIGLIEAVLKDVMMMTTPKLPDFLPLLTPLFRRQVRAARELRRKQLESLVPLIRDRRDFVEGGGKEAEMASPKGAAYIDSLFGLQVPGRGRLGEEEMVTLCSEAINAGTDTSATTLEWALLHLVQNQEIQERLYKEIVGCVGKNGVVTEADAEKMPYLGAIVKETFRRHPPSHFLLSHAVTKEMELGGYTIPADVNVEIYTAWLTEDPEMWENPSEFRPERFLTGEGVEVDITGMRGVKMLPFGAGRRICPAWSLGTLHINLLLARMVHAFKWIPIPDNPPDPAETFAFTVVMKDPLKAIILARTKI, via the exons atggACTTGATAGACATCCTTCTACTTTGCTTCTCCGCCCTATTCCTCTGCCTCTGGTGGCGGTACTGGTCCGCCACCACAAGCGGAAAACCCAAAAATTTACCACCAGGGCCACCAGGGTGGCCCCTGGTGGGAAACCTATTCCAGGTCGTCCTCCACCGCCGCCCCTTCATCTTCATGGTGCGCGACTTACGCGCCAAATACGGCCCCATCTTCACCATGAAGATGGGCCAGAGAACCCTAGTCATCGTGACAAACTCCGACCTCATCCACGAGGCCCTTGTTAAAAAGGGGGAGCTCTTCGCGAGCCGCCCTCCCGACTCCCCCATCCGCCTCATCTTCAGCATGGGGAAATGCGCCATCAACTCGGCCGAGTACGGCCCGCTCTGGCGCTCCCTCCGCCGCAACTTTGTGACGGAGCTGATCAACCCGGCCCGGGTGAAGCAGTGCAGCTGGATCCGGAACTGGGCGGTGGAGGCCCACATGAAGCGGCTGGAGGAGGAGTCCGCCCGGGCCGGCCACGTGGAGGTGATGAGCCACTGCCGGCTGACCATGTGCAGCATCCTCATCTGCCTCTGCTTCGGCGTCAAGGTCTCCGCCCGCCGCATCGGCCTCATCGAGGCCGTGCTGAAGGACGTCATGATGATGACGACGCCGAAGCTCCCGGACTTCCTCCCTCTGCTCACGCCGCTTTTCCGGCGCCAGGTGAGGGCCGCGCGGGAGCTACGGCGAAAGCAGCTGGAGAGCCTGGTCCCGCTCATTCGGGACCGGAGGGATTTTGTGGAGGGCGGCGGGAAGGAGGCGGAGATGGCGAGCCCCAAGGGGGCTGCGTATATCGACTCGCTGTTCGGGTTACAGGTGCCCGGGCGGGGGAGGCTCGGGGAGGAGGAGATGGTGACGCTGTGCTCGGAGGCGATTAACGCCGGCACCGACACCAGCGCCACTACTCTGGAGTGGGCTCTCCTGCATTTGGTTCAGAATCAGGAAATCCAGGAGAGGCTGTATAAGGAGATTGTGGGCTGCGTTGGGAAAAATGGAGTAGTGACTGAAGCTGATGCTGAGAAAATGCCTTATCTTGGAGCGATTGTGAAGGAAACGTTTCGGCGCCACCCGCCTAGCCATTTTCTGCTTTCTCATGCAG TGACGAAGGAAATGGAGCTGGGCGGGTACACGATCCCGGCAGACGTGAACGTGGAGATCTACACGGCGTGGCTGACGGAGGACCCGGAGATGTGGGAGAACCCAAGCGAGTTCCGGCCAGAGAGGTTTCTAACGGGGGAGGGCGTGGAGGTGGACATAACGGGGATGCGGGGGGTGAAGATGCTGCCATTCGGGGCGGGGCGGAGGATCTGCCCCGCATGGAGCCTGGGGACGCTCCATATCAACCTGCTGCTGGCGCGGATGGTCCATGCCTTCAAGTGGATCCCCATTCCGGACAACCCGCCTGACCCGGCGGAGACTTTCGCATTTACTGTGGTCATGAAGGATCCGCTCAAAGCAATAATTCTGGCTCGGACAAAGATTTGA
- the LOC121786270 gene encoding uncharacterized protein LOC121786270 isoform X1, with the protein MEAKLQNRERILSVNPIEQNSRGCPERLVALDIGAFMEHREAVATPDAETIFEGEMLKLMRVWIALPLEMDVAEELTEQQQCARLLNITLILCLLTTCLWQHYPLLEHACWFEELVTTFHGNDGSRSNGKLHYSDDFQRET; encoded by the exons ATGGAGGCTAAGCTACAGAACAGGGAAAGGATACTGAGTGTTAATCCTATTGAGCAGA ACTCCCGCGGCTGCCCTGAACGTCTTGTTGCATTGGATATTGGTGCATTTATGGAGCACCGAGAAGCTGTGGCTACTCCAGATGCTGA AACAATATTCGAGGGGGAAATGCTCAAATTGATGAGAGTGTGGATTGCCCTGCCGTTGGAAATGGACGTTGCTGAGGAGCTGACTGAGCAACAACAATGCGCTCGACTGTTGAACATTACATTGATCTTGTGTCTTCTTACAACCTGTTTATGGCAGCATTACCCATTGCTGGAACATGCTTGCTGGTTTGAG GAACTAGTTACTACATTTCATGGAAATGATGGCAGTAGATCAAATGGTAAACTTCATTATTCAGATGATTTTCAGAGGGAAACATAA
- the LOC121786270 gene encoding uncharacterized protein LOC121786270 isoform X2, whose translation MEAKLQNRERILSVNPIEQNSRGCPERLVALDIGAFMEHREAVATPDAETIFEGEMLKLMRVWIALPLEMDVAEELTEQQQCARLLNITLILCLLTTCLWQHYPLLEHACWFE comes from the exons ATGGAGGCTAAGCTACAGAACAGGGAAAGGATACTGAGTGTTAATCCTATTGAGCAGA ACTCCCGCGGCTGCCCTGAACGTCTTGTTGCATTGGATATTGGTGCATTTATGGAGCACCGAGAAGCTGTGGCTACTCCAGATGCTGA AACAATATTCGAGGGGGAAATGCTCAAATTGATGAGAGTGTGGATTGCCCTGCCGTTGGAAATGGACGTTGCTGAGGAGCTGACTGAGCAACAACAATGCGCTCGACTGTTGAACATTACATTGATCTTGTGTCTTCTTACAACCTGTTTATGGCAGCATTACCCATTGCTGGAACATGCTTGCTGGTTTGAG TAG